The nucleotide sequence CCTCTCCAAAAATAAAATTGATGTTATACTCATTAACTATTTTAGGAATTTGCTCTGCAGCGATACCTGAACAAATGATTAGGGGTGCTCCAAGAAATTCTAAATTCTTTTTCAACGTTAAAACAGATTGTTCTAAAAATTTAAATCTATTGATATCTGCTTTTCTAAAGCCAAGATCTAAATTTTGAAATAGATCTTGCTCCACACAAAAACAGAACACTAGCTCATCGCATTGTGAAATTGCCTGGCACAAAGCTTCATTATCATGCAATCTTAGATCATTTTTAAACCATACCAAACCTCTTTTCATAGACGTTTCAATTTGAGCTTTTAGTAGTAATTACAAGTGTGGAGCAACTAATCATTTCACATCGCATCCTCTTCAAAATCCACCAAGTTTAAAGATGAATCCTTAGAGGTGCTTAAATTGGTTGAGAGATCAAAAAGATGTGCTTCTGTCTCAAAAAAGTGCATCATATACCCTGCAGTATTAACAAATATTACAATATCATCTATTGCAGGTAAATTGGGTAATGTTATTTTCCTTTTTAATAATACATCTCGCTCCAAGCAATAAGCCCCGGTAAAAAATACATCTACTTCTGGCCCTGAAGCCTCCTCTTTAAAGATCACAAAGGGATCTAATAAAAAATCTGCACTAGAACTCATCATCTGGCTCATATTCATATCTAAACCTACCAACCACTGTCCCTTAGCGTCTCTTTTACGATGCACAACTTTTGCTACCGTCATTCCAACCTGATTTAGCAAAGATCTACCCGGTTCCATTCTAAATTGGATGTTTTGAGATTTTAACCTAGAAGCGTTAGAAAGATTAGCTTCATTTTTAAAATGCAACACCTCCTCCAAAAATGTTACTCCATTTACTTTATTAAAAAATGGATATGTATTAAGTTTTCCCTTTAGTACACCATCAATATTTTCAAAACCTAAGCCATTATTATTGAAGGTTTCTGTATTATTATTTTGTAGAACTGCATCTTTCAATTTATGCTGAAAAGAGTTCCACTCGTCTTCATCTTTTAAATAATTCATTGTGATCCCACCACCAATATCTATAAATTTTATATGTATGTCTTGCTGCGATAGATCCTCAGCTAATTCTAAACTATCGCTTAAAGCCTTGCCTCTTTGTGAAGTGGAATAACCGTCTAAGTGAAAATGTAAACCATTAATATCAAAAGCATCTTCAGCTTCTAATTCCTTAAGATCTTTAAATATAAGATCTCTAATACTATCTATATCAAATCCAAATCTGCTATACAATTTTTCTCCGGCTACAGAAAAACCACTAATTCTTAAACCAATATTCGCTTTTTTTCCTAGCTTACGAGCAGTCTTAATAGTGAGCAGTATTTCATCCCAATTATCTAAAATTATAGGAATCTGATGCTCTATGGCCAGCTCAATTTGGTCTGAAGTTTTTATAGCAGAGGTCAGCACTACATTTTCTGAATTTCCACCTAACTTAATACATTGCCGTAACTCTTTAAAGCTCGCAGTATCTACCCCAATTTTATCATGGAATGCACGTTTTACAAGACTCGTACATTTATTTGCCTTTCGGGCATAGTAGATTTGATAGGAAAGATCTAAGTTATCTAAGGCTTCTCTAAAGATTGAAATATTAGTTGAAAAAGATTGCAACTGATGAATATTAATGGGTGAACCATACTTTTCTAGCAAATCTGTTAACAAAGCTCCTTGATTAAATAAATTATCCATCCATGGGGATGTAATAGGAGTTAATCCACTTTCAATATTTCCTTTACTATATTCCATTATATTGTTTCAATTTTTTTCATTTTTAAAATATCCAGAACTACAGATCGCGACCATGAGGAGGCATAATTATTTCGTGTTCTAGACAATGTATCATTATCAAAGGTGTTGCCTTCTGTGGGGGTTCCATAAAATGTAATATCCTTAAGAGTAATCCCATCGATATTTATAGGATTTCCGAAGGTGTTCATTTTTATCTTTGAAGACTTTTCATCATTTTCATTTTCTATGCATTCTGTTATAATCCCTCTTGTAATTAAATTTGTGAAAAGTTGAGATCTATTTTTTTTAGAATCACCTCTAGGGATGGTGGCATTTATAAGCATATCAAATTCTGAAGAAATTGAACCTGTCTTTAAAATATGCTTGCTTAAATTCTCATCAAAATGATATTTTGAATTTTTAATATGATCAAAATTTATAATACCAGCTTCTGCCAGTGCTAAAACCTTTTTCATATTATATAATGGAGGACCATAAGAAAGCCTGTTAAATAGTCCAAAATAATAAGAATCGAACTTATGTTTTGAGTCTGACGCTAATACCCCGGCTACATATAGCTCATTGAACATCGGGCTGATCTTAGACCAGCAATTATAAACTGCACAAATAGGCGTATTCTTTTCTACATCAAAAATATCCTGCCTAATTTTTTCTATGATATCTCCTGAAGTAAGCATTGATTTATCATAAAAGCAATTCTCGATCTTTTTCCAATCAAAAGCAAGTACATCATTATTTACATGAAAATCTAAAACTTGTTTTTCAACTAATTTAAAATCATCATTAAACCTCAGCTCATTATTATATCTAGCAAACAATTGCTCGTAATATGAATAATACATATCCTTTAGTACAACCGGCAGAACTTCTTTTTCAAAGTTTATATTATGCTTAGATAAAAGTTCATTTATAAAAGATTGCGTGAAATATCGAAGCTGGGTAGTATTTTCTTTATTCCCTTTTCTGGGTATCATAGGCAAGCCGGTTCTGGTAATAACAGCAATTTTAGATGGTTCTTGCCCAGAAGGAATATATTCTAGATCTCCATTTTGTTTAGTTTTAAAAATACCCCCTCTCCCCTCAGAAAGTTCTAGTACTGTATCTATAAAAGTTAAACCAAATCCTTTTATACAAACAGCAGTATCTGCATTTATAATTTTTAGATTCTTAGTAACCGGATAAATAAATTCTATTTGATTTCTGTTACTAGCTTTAGAAACAGCAGGTCTAAACCAAAAATGCCCTGTAGTAAGTAAAATTTTGGAAAATCTATCCATTCCCCAATCTTCATTTTCAGTTTTAATAGCATAATTAGTACCTACAACTTTAAGATCTACAATTGTATCTATGTGTGGTATGATAGTGATATTTTTAGAACAAGCTTTGGTTAATTCAAGATAACTATGCTCTAGGTAAGAACCAACCAGAGCGCGTGGGGAATAATAGGGAATGGAATTGGAAGCTAATTGAAAACTGTTTGCAGAAGCCTTCCAGCTGCTAAAACTTGCAATATTAGCAATCATTTTTGGAGCTTCCTCGATATTGATATCAATATTCTTATCTTCATAATTCATCAAAAGAAACTGAGGCTGATCATTCCTATAAACATCACCAGATCCAAAAAACTTAGTTCTATTATAGATGTGAATTTCAATACGCTGCTCAGGTATCTTATCATTGATTTCTGCGAGCAATCTTTCCAAGCCATAAAGCCCTTTAGGTCCAAATCCAATGATAGCAACTTTATAAATTTCTTCTTTTCTATCTATATAACCACTATTCATTATTAAGAAATGAAAGGTTATTATCTTTAGAATTAAAATTATCTAAGATCCAATCGCTACTATATATTGTATCTAGATATCGCTCTCCCCTATCACAAATAATCATACCGCAAGAACTGCCTTTAGGAATTGAGTCTGCATATTTATTTATAGCAGAGATGGCTCCACCTGTAGAACCACCGGCAAGAATACCTTCATTCTTTAGTAAAGACCAACACCCTTTTACACATTCTAGATCACTTACTTTTACAGCATCATGAACAAAATTCTTATCTAAGAAATTAGACTTTACACTAGAACCATGACCAGGAATTAGCCTGTTGGATTTTTCATCACCAAATAAAATACTTCCTAAAGCATCTACTGCAATAAGTTTTGTCTTAAGGCCGTTCTGTGAGATATAATCTGCACACCCCATTAATGTTCCACAAGTACTAACCGTTACAAATAGATAATCTAAAGGATCTTCCAGTGCTCCAAACATCTCTTTCATAGTAACCAAATGGGCCTCTGGATTTTTCTTATTCCCATATTGATTGGTCCAAAAACTATTAGGGATATTTTCTAAAAGCTCATGAACTCTTTGTAGTCTTGCTCCCAGAAATCCCTTTTCCGGATCGGGTTTGGTAACATATTCTATTTTTGCTCCGTAAGCATTAAGTAACTTCTTTGTATGAGAATTGATTTTAGGATCTACTACCACGATCAATTTCAATTTAAAATATAAGCAAGCCTGCGCCAAACCAAGAGCCATATTTCCTGAACTAGACTCGATTATGGTATCTCCAGACTTTATATAACCTAAAAGTAATGCCTCTTTTAAAATATTAACAGAAGTTCTATCTTTTAAACTTCCGCTTGGATTTGCCGCTTCCATCTTTCCATACACCTTAAAGTTAGAAGCTGTAAAAACCCTGTTCAACT is from Gillisia sp. Hel1_33_143 and encodes:
- a CDS encoding FAD/NAD(P)-binding protein — its product is MNSGYIDRKEEIYKVAIIGFGPKGLYGLERLLAEINDKIPEQRIEIHIYNRTKFFGSGDVYRNDQPQFLLMNYEDKNIDINIEEAPKMIANIASFSSWKASANSFQLASNSIPYYSPRALVGSYLEHSYLELTKACSKNITIIPHIDTIVDLKVVGTNYAIKTENEDWGMDRFSKILLTTGHFWFRPAVSKASNRNQIEFIYPVTKNLKIINADTAVCIKGFGLTFIDTVLELSEGRGGIFKTKQNGDLEYIPSGQEPSKIAVITRTGLPMIPRKGNKENTTQLRYFTQSFINELLSKHNINFEKEVLPVVLKDMYYSYYEQLFARYNNELRFNDDFKLVEKQVLDFHVNNDVLAFDWKKIENCFYDKSMLTSGDIIEKIRQDIFDVEKNTPICAVYNCWSKISPMFNELYVAGVLASDSKHKFDSYYFGLFNRLSYGPPLYNMKKVLALAEAGIINFDHIKNSKYHFDENLSKHILKTGSISSEFDMLINATIPRGDSKKNRSQLFTNLITRGIITECIENENDEKSSKIKMNTFGNPINIDGITLKDITFYGTPTEGNTFDNDTLSRTRNNYASSWSRSVVLDILKMKKIETI
- the sbnA gene encoding 2,3-diaminopropionate biosynthesis protein SbnA, which codes for MQHSEVIHNSTLKNVIDSIGNTPLIELNRVFTASNFKVYGKMEAANPSGSLKDRTSVNILKEALLLGYIKSGDTIIESSSGNMALGLAQACLYFKLKLIVVVDPKINSHTKKLLNAYGAKIEYVTKPDPEKGFLGARLQRVHELLENIPNSFWTNQYGNKKNPEAHLVTMKEMFGALEDPLDYLFVTVSTCGTLMGCADYISQNGLKTKLIAVDALGSILFGDEKSNRLIPGHGSSVKSNFLDKNFVHDAVKVSDLECVKGCWSLLKNEGILAGGSTGGAISAINKYADSIPKGSSCGMIICDRGERYLDTIYSSDWILDNFNSKDNNLSFLNNE